The genomic stretch GGTCTCCGTCTTTACCATTCGGGTCGGTGCGAAGCATATCGCTGCCGTTGTGCGTATTCAATGATTCAGATTGTATTGTGCGCAACTAACTGTCTGGTACTCGTCACGCTTGCCCCTGCCTCGCCAAAACCCAGCCAGCAGGGGGCGGCCGGGTGGATCGTCGGGGCAAGGACGGCCATGCAAGGCGCGGAACACGCGGCGATGCCTTTCTGGAATCTCGCGGGTTGCCGGATGCGGTACAGCTGCGATAGGGTGAGTGTCCTGTCCCGCGATGCGTGGGGCCGTTAACGTAATGCCGCTGCTGCCTAGGGCGACTGCGCTCGTCATGACTGCACTGGCAAGGCTGCATCGAATCGCGTGTTCGCCCCGTTCCATTCACATGCAATCGCGCGACGAGTGGCGACACTGTTGGTCGCGATGAATCAAGCGCTCAACGCCCGCTGGTCTCGATGAGAGGGCGGGCTTTTTTCAGACGCTGTCACGCATCACGAAGTCAGGACCTGCGTCAATGAGGCAACGCCTCAGAGGCGCGCGAAATCATCCGAGAGTGAACCAAACCGTGGGAGGCAATTCCCGTCGACATTGACCAACGTCATGGACGGCATGACGGCATCGCACCCGATCACGAAGTCCCGGCGAAAAGAGCCCAGCGAGCCCGACCGGCACGCTGAGCCGTTTCCGCTATGCTGGCGACGTTGCCAACCGATCGGAGGTGCTATGCGACTGATCATCGAGGCCCGCGTAGAGGGCGAGGAAGCGCGTGCGACTGATGCAACGGTTCTTGCTGTGGTTGAACGAAATGACCTCAGCCTCGCCGATCTGGGACTGACACTTGCCGAAGGTCGTGCCTTGCTCGCCGAGGTTCAATCGTTTCTTGTGCCCGAGCAGACTGCCCGGTGGATGAAGAGCCAAATGGCTTGCCACCGCTGTGGCTCGATGCTGGCGCACAAGGACGCCCGATCGATCGTGCTGCGAACCGTGTTTGGCAAGGTCGACGTGCCGAGTCCGAGGCTCTGGGCATGCAGCTGTGCGGCAGAGCAAGGGCGACCGCGCCGTTCTTCGAGCCCACTGTGCAAGGCCCTTCACCGGCGTGTGACGCCGGAATTGGAGTACCTGCAGGCCAAGTGGGCCGCCCATCTCCCGTACCGTCAGGCCACCGAGCTGCTTCGAGAGGTCCTTCCACTGGACAAAGGGATTTCCTTCGGTAGTACTCGTCGTCGAATCCTCGCCGTGGGCAGCGCGCTGGACGCGCAGATCAACCGCGATATCGCGTCTGGACCAAAACCGGTCGGCGGGGAGCCGGTTCGCGAATCGACCGCCGTCGGCTGCGTGAGCGTCGACTCAGCGTGGCTGAGCTTCAGCAGCAGCCCCAAGAGCCGCAGGGCGGCGCGCGACCTTGCGGAGCTGAAATCGCCTTGGGCGCAGAAGTTGGCGCAGGATCGCCATGTCAACATCGTTGCGGGCCGCGCAACTCTCGCTGATC from Paraburkholderia hospita encodes the following:
- a CDS encoding ISKra4 family transposase; its protein translation is MRLIIEARVEGEEARATDATVLAVVERNDLSLADLGLTLAEGRALLAEVQSFLVPEQTARWMKSQMACHRCGSMLAHKDARSIVLRTVFGKVDVPSPRLWACSCAAEQGRPRRSSSPLCKALHRRVTPELEYLQAKWAAHLPYRQATELLREVLPLDKGISFGSTRRRILAVGSALDAQINRDIASGPKPVGGEPVRESTAVGCVSVDSAWLSFSSSPKSRRAARDLAELKSPWAQKLAQDRHVNIVAGRATLADRTPRLYAYVHKLVPSAPARLDQFLFASGVAPDERVTVISDNAGEFGKAVDGSQLARGRILDWFHIAMKFKAAKNSVFGSQTMEPHERSAVETEIDHAKWLVWHGKGRQSVSRIKAMDPTLLAKEGYEYSTLYWNLRRLYFYIENNAGTLVNYCMRYHKGLPISSSIAESAVNLVVSHRMAKKQQMRWTDEGAHCLAQVRVAVLNEEFSVERLAVLTTTSAVANSPSARRVA